In Gopherus flavomarginatus isolate rGopFla2 chromosome 1, rGopFla2.mat.asm, whole genome shotgun sequence, a single genomic region encodes these proteins:
- the LOC127052134 gene encoding elongin-B-like — protein MRLRLGEPGAAGMDVFLMIRHHKTTIFTDAKESSTVYELKRIVEGMLKRPPEEQRLYKDDQLLDDSKTLGDCSFTSQTARPQAPAMVGLAFRAGDDSFEALRIDPFSSPPELSDVMKPQDSSSSANEQAVQ, from the coding sequence ATGCGGCTGCGTCTGGGCGAGCCGGGAGCGGCCGGGATGGACGTGTTCCTGATGATCCGGCACCACAAGACAACCATCTTCACCGACGCCAAGGAGTCCAGCACCGTGTATGAGCTGAAGCGCATCGTGGAGGGCATGCTCAAGCGGCCCCCCGAGGAGCAGCGACTCTACAAGGATGACCAGCTGCTAGACGACAGCAAGACCCTGGGAGACTGCAGCTTCACCAGCCAGACGGCGCGGCCCCAGGCCCCGGCCATGGTGGGCCTGGCTTTCCGAGCCGGGGATGACTCCTTCGAGGCTCTCCGCATCGaccccttctccagccccccaGAGCTCTCCGACGTCATGAAACCCCAAGACTCCAGCAGCAGCGCGAACGAACAGGCCGTGCAGTGA